From one uncultured Paludibacter sp. genomic stretch:
- a CDS encoding Beta-N-acetylhexosaminidase encodes MRSFITYLLLFISLFQNILAQSIIPTPSNMVFCEYGEITLTPSSFICFDKKLEKSSNFLNDYCQQYYGVKFNQAERGNYNTNSLIRLKYSSKYKKDSYKLTVNQKGVFIEGSETGVFYGIQSLLQLMEPSKANENSFIVHFVTIYDSPRFTYRGIMLDVSRHFFSIDFIKKMIDYAAYHKLNYFQLHLCDDQGWRLEIKSYPRLTQIGAWRNGTIIGVYPGVGNDNKRYGGYYTQEQIKEIVKYAAERYITIIPEIEMPGHCLAALSAYPYLGCTHSNYQVSQIWGYSKDVLCVGNDSVFTFLEKVMNEVIQLFPSKFIHIGGDECPTDRWKQCPKCQARMKKERISTERGLQTYLTKRIENYLKKKGRKIIVWDETLDDDIKTDAYIMSWRGDGSSGCVKGTSTNHKVIMTPSYGFYLDYPQTAKEDSLVANWGGVTSVKKVYNFEPVVTSVNPKKLKYVIGAQVNVWTEYMNNPKKVEYMIFPRLSAMSEVVWSPKSERDWNKFKQRMQSQYKRYLLWNANYNPTDLDSE; translated from the coding sequence ATGCGTTCATTCATAACATATCTATTATTATTTATAAGTTTATTTCAAAATATTCTTGCTCAATCTATTATTCCTACTCCATCGAATATGGTTTTTTGTGAGTATGGTGAAATCACCTTGACTCCTTCTTCTTTTATTTGTTTTGATAAAAAATTAGAAAAATCATCTAATTTTTTAAACGATTACTGTCAACAATATTATGGAGTAAAATTTAATCAAGCCGAACGGGGAAATTATAATACGAATTCATTAATTCGATTAAAATATAGTTCAAAATATAAAAAAGACAGTTATAAATTAACAGTTAACCAAAAAGGAGTATTTATAGAGGGTTCTGAAACGGGAGTTTTTTATGGAATTCAGTCCTTACTTCAGTTGATGGAACCATCCAAAGCAAATGAAAATTCATTTATTGTACATTTTGTTACAATATATGACAGTCCAAGATTTACTTACAGAGGCATAATGCTTGATGTGAGCCGTCATTTTTTTTCTATAGATTTTATAAAGAAAATGATAGATTACGCCGCCTATCATAAATTAAACTATTTTCAATTACACTTGTGTGATGATCAAGGTTGGCGTCTGGAAATAAAATCATATCCACGTTTAACCCAAATAGGAGCGTGGCGAAATGGTACAATCATAGGTGTGTATCCCGGGGTAGGCAATGATAATAAACGCTACGGAGGATATTATACCCAAGAGCAGATAAAAGAAATTGTAAAATATGCGGCAGAAAGATATATAACAATTATTCCAGAAATAGAAATGCCCGGACATTGTTTAGCGGCGTTAAGTGCATATCCATATTTGGGATGTACTCATAGTAACTATCAAGTTTCTCAAATTTGGGGATATTCGAAAGATGTACTTTGTGTAGGGAATGATAGTGTGTTTACATTTCTTGAAAAAGTGATGAATGAAGTGATACAACTTTTCCCTTCAAAATTTATTCACATAGGAGGCGATGAATGTCCTACAGATAGGTGGAAACAGTGTCCTAAATGCCAAGCAAGGATGAAAAAAGAAAGAATTTCCACAGAACGTGGATTGCAAACCTATTTGACAAAACGTATAGAGAATTACTTAAAGAAAAAAGGACGCAAAATAATTGTTTGGGATGAAACGTTAGATGACGATATAAAGACAGATGCATACATTATGAGTTGGAGAGGAGATGGATCTTCAGGATGTGTAAAAGGTACGTCTACAAATCACAAAGTAATTATGACTCCAAGTTATGGTTTTTATCTTGATTATCCACAAACAGCGAAAGAAGATTCATTAGTTGCTAATTGGGGAGGGGTTACTTCAGTAAAAAAAGTATACAACTTTGAACCTGTGGTTACATCAGTAAATCCAAAGAAATTAAAATATGTAATAGGTGCTCAAGTGAATGTCTGGACGGAATATATGAATAATCCAAAGAAAGTTGAGTATATGATTTTCCCCAGATTAAGTGCAATGAGTGAAGTGGTTTGGTCGCCTAAATCAGAACGAGATTGGAATAAATTTAAGCAAAGAATGCAGAGCCAGTATAAAAGATACCTTTTATGGAATGCTAATTATAATCCGACAGATTTAGATTCAGAATAA
- a CDS encoding Glycosyl hydrolase family 35 — translation MYIKNILIIFLLSFANLVFSQTIYTLDASRQKYPVIQSDYFKMGTNTNPEGKSVLVNNRYLKINGQPKILVMGELQYSRMDKNCWEDEILKMKAGGVDIIATYSFWNHHEEIEGQFDWSGNKDLRSFVKLCGKLGVYVYPRIGPWSHGEARNGGTPDWILNKNYIVDRSEDPVYKSYVERYFAQIGKQLQGLMFKDNGPIIGIQLENEYWKGKAGEPYMIWLKQTAIKNGLDVPLYTVTGWGESSVPAAEMIPLWGGYPDESWVPDIKKISERNNYSFSNFRDDPTIGNAQVKKEDGKNDNLIPYFTCEMGVGIFVSKHRRPIIGPIDGLGMVMAKVGSGANLLGYYIFAGASNPIGVYSSMEENKDETGYWSDLSPISYDFQAAIRESGLLNKSYFEIKNFNYFLNEFGDKLAPYEPVFATEKKDDFQYAARIKDNSGFLFGINYCRNCTTSKKANVRFSIKLNKETLIFPSKPIDISDSTMFVWPFNMNLGGVNLRYATAQPLYESKEYKTWVFVQSNDIEPEFSFDGKNILNVVSTNGKVEKKENGWFVYNLKTSKDCFITIEQNNGEKSQIIILSKNEGLYSWILNNNNQKHFFISTSTLYYRDNVLCAFDTIPNMIIQELNFEKSSFLKEMPLNQPERRVNCTVQPKGALEKAKWLVTSVKKVTPDNELYHKIFQKEFSSMNPALIKWAKLIIYCQSECKLRINENWCSQNIEPNKLNVLDVTGYVKKGENVLLMDFPVQEGEKKFAARLIVEYYNTERLDFTTDQSWLSSELYYLPAIYGKKPVYPLNLTTPLITAPLSEIINLSIPDFKEWTIHVPCDYMQGLNNLYLAMDYVGDIASLRLNNHLIADNINNNSTWTVNMKRNQSQMECADLSLEITPWQHIDKIYFDREVDNNDKGKSYIKSMRFIPEYIIKLKSE, via the coding sequence ATGTACATAAAAAATATATTGATAATTTTCCTTTTGTCATTTGCTAACTTGGTTTTTTCTCAAACTATTTATACTCTTGACGCTTCTCGTCAAAAGTATCCTGTTATACAATCAGATTATTTTAAAATGGGTACAAACACGAATCCTGAAGGAAAATCTGTTCTTGTAAACAATAGATATTTAAAAATAAACGGACAGCCTAAAATCCTCGTAATGGGTGAATTGCAATATTCGCGAATGGATAAAAATTGCTGGGAAGATGAGATATTGAAAATGAAAGCTGGCGGTGTTGATATTATTGCAACTTATTCATTCTGGAATCATCATGAGGAAATTGAAGGGCAATTTGACTGGTCAGGGAACAAAGATTTACGAAGTTTTGTAAAATTATGCGGTAAATTAGGAGTATATGTATATCCTCGAATCGGTCCATGGTCTCATGGAGAAGCAAGGAACGGTGGAACTCCGGATTGGATTTTGAATAAAAATTACATAGTAGATCGCTCCGAAGATCCTGTATATAAAAGTTATGTTGAAAGATATTTTGCTCAAATTGGTAAGCAATTACAAGGTTTAATGTTTAAAGACAATGGACCTATTATTGGAATTCAGCTTGAAAACGAATATTGGAAAGGGAAAGCCGGAGAACCTTATATGATATGGTTGAAGCAAACAGCAATAAAAAATGGTCTGGATGTACCTCTTTATACAGTTACGGGTTGGGGAGAAAGTTCGGTTCCTGCAGCAGAAATGATTCCATTATGGGGTGGTTATCCTGATGAATCGTGGGTACCTGATATAAAAAAAATATCAGAAAGAAACAATTATAGTTTTAGCAATTTTAGAGATGATCCTACTATTGGAAATGCTCAGGTTAAGAAAGAAGATGGTAAGAATGATAATTTAATACCTTATTTTACGTGTGAGATGGGAGTTGGTATATTTGTGTCCAAACACAGACGTCCAATTATAGGTCCGATAGATGGATTGGGAATGGTGATGGCTAAGGTGGGTTCAGGAGCAAATTTACTGGGCTATTACATTTTTGCAGGAGCTTCCAATCCTATTGGTGTGTATTCTTCTATGGAAGAAAATAAAGATGAAACCGGATATTGGAGTGACTTATCTCCAATTTCTTATGATTTTCAAGCTGCCATTCGTGAAAGCGGTTTGTTAAACAAGTCTTATTTTGAAATAAAGAATTTCAATTACTTTTTAAATGAATTTGGCGATAAGTTAGCGCCGTATGAACCTGTATTTGCAACAGAGAAAAAAGATGATTTTCAGTACGCAGCTAGAATAAAAGATAACTCAGGATTTTTATTTGGCATTAATTATTGCCGGAATTGTACCACTTCTAAAAAAGCGAATGTACGCTTTTCCATTAAATTGAATAAAGAAACGCTTATTTTTCCATCCAAACCTATTGATATATCGGATAGTACGATGTTCGTTTGGCCTTTTAATATGAATCTGGGCGGTGTTAACTTAAGATATGCTACCGCTCAGCCTCTGTATGAATCAAAAGAGTATAAAACGTGGGTATTTGTTCAATCTAATGATATAGAACCCGAATTTTCATTTGATGGAAAAAATATCCTGAATGTCGTGTCAACAAATGGAAAAGTGGAAAAGAAAGAGAACGGATGGTTTGTGTATAATTTGAAAACTTCAAAAGATTGCTTTATTACCATTGAGCAAAATAACGGAGAAAAATCTCAAATTATAATATTATCAAAAAATGAAGGGCTTTATAGTTGGATTTTGAATAATAATAACCAAAAGCATTTCTTTATCTCCACATCAACCCTTTATTATCGTGATAATGTTTTATGCGCTTTTGATACTATTCCTAATATGATAATTCAGGAACTAAATTTTGAGAAATCTTCATTTTTAAAAGAAATGCCATTAAACCAGCCTGAAAGAAGAGTCAACTGTACAGTACAGCCGAAGGGAGCATTAGAAAAAGCCAAATGGCTTGTAACGAGCGTTAAAAAAGTAACGCCTGATAATGAGTTATATCATAAAATCTTCCAAAAAGAATTCAGTTCGATGAATCCGGCTTTAATAAAATGGGCAAAACTTATTATTTATTGTCAATCGGAATGCAAGCTTAGAATAAATGAAAATTGGTGTTCGCAAAATATCGAACCAAATAAACTAAATGTACTTGATGTAACTGGATATGTAAAAAAAGGAGAGAATGTATTATTGATGGATTTTCCGGTGCAAGAAGGGGAAAAGAAATTTGCAGCTCGTTTAATAGTGGAGTATTATAATACGGAAAGATTAGATTTTACTACCGATCAATCTTGGTTATCATCTGAATTATATTATTTACCTGCAATATACGGGAAAAAACCTGTTTATCCGTTAAATCTTACCACCCCTTTAATTACCGCGCCATTATCGGAAATAATAAATTTATCTATACCTGATTTCAAGGAATGGACAATTCACGTTCCTTGTGATTATATGCAAGGATTAAATAATTTATATTTAGCGATGGATTATGTTGGAGATATTGCTTCTCTACGATTAAATAATCATCTAATTGCTGATAATATAAATAATAATAGCACCTGGACTGTAAACATGAAACGGAATCAAAGTCAGATGGAATGCGCTGATTTGAGTCTTGAGATTACTCCGTGGCAACATATAGACAAAATATATTTTGACCGTGAAGTAGACAACAACGACAAAGGAAAATCATATATTAAGAGTATGAGATTTATACCAGAATATATAATAAAATTGAAATCGGAATAA
- a CDS encoding conserved membrane hypothetical protein (Evidence 4 : Unknown function but conserved in other organisms) — translation MELKNERLQSIDALRGFDMIWIMGATGLVQALDEIFGGKTFNWLTAQMEHVSWNGFHIMDLVFPLFLFIAGLSFPFSLGKKRQKKESDKKIILELIKRAITLVILGMIYNGFLRLDFDKIRYASVLGHIGIAWLFAALIYMYSSRMRTIIMWIVIIVVGYATLNLFLISPNAINTDHFIPENNIVCQFDRWFLPGILYNGSYDPEGILSVIPAIATALLGMLTTRYLEGYINHTPTRKMITYLGIGMFLILIALISSKIIPVNKVLWSSSFMLLAGGISIMLFAFFYWIIDVIKWRKWAFFFRVIGMNTITIYLAQVIVNFWGIDDFFLGGIASKFPHSLASLILSIGYIGVCWLFLLFLYRKKVFIKV, via the coding sequence ATGGAACTAAAAAATGAACGGTTACAATCTATCGATGCATTACGTGGTTTTGATATGATTTGGATTATGGGTGCTACAGGATTAGTACAAGCATTAGATGAAATATTTGGCGGAAAAACTTTTAATTGGTTAACAGCTCAAATGGAGCATGTTTCTTGGAATGGATTCCACATAATGGATTTAGTATTTCCGCTTTTTCTGTTTATCGCAGGACTTTCTTTTCCTTTTTCACTAGGGAAAAAACGTCAAAAAAAGGAATCGGATAAAAAAATTATATTAGAATTAATAAAAAGAGCTATTACATTAGTTATATTAGGAATGATATATAATGGATTTTTACGATTGGATTTTGATAAAATTCGTTATGCAAGTGTATTGGGACATATTGGGATTGCGTGGCTGTTTGCAGCGTTAATTTATATGTATTCAAGTAGAATGAGAACCATCATCATGTGGATTGTAATAATTGTGGTTGGGTATGCTACTTTAAATCTATTCTTAATATCACCAAATGCTATTAATACAGATCATTTTATTCCTGAGAATAATATTGTTTGCCAGTTTGACAGGTGGTTTTTGCCAGGAATTCTTTATAATGGAAGTTATGATCCTGAAGGGATATTGAGTGTTATACCAGCGATAGCTACTGCATTATTGGGTATGTTAACTACTAGATATTTGGAGGGCTATATCAATCATACACCAACCAGAAAAATGATTACTTATTTAGGAATAGGTATGTTTTTGATACTAATCGCTTTAATATCAAGCAAGATAATTCCTGTAAATAAAGTGCTGTGGTCAAGTTCTTTTATGCTTTTAGCAGGCGGAATAAGTATTATGCTTTTCGCATTTTTCTATTGGATAATAGACGTAATAAAATGGCGTAAATGGGCATTTTTTTTCAGAGTAATTGGTATGAACACAATTACAATTTACTTAGCTCAAGTTATAGTTAATTTTTGGGGTATTGATGACTTTTTTCTGGGAGGAATAGCCTCGAAGTTTCCTCATTCGTTAGCTTCACTAATATTATCAATTGGTTATATTGGAGTTTGTTGGTTGTTTTTATTATTTTTATACCGGAAAAAGGTATTTATAAAGGTGTAA